A stretch of Kaistella flava (ex Peng et al. 2021) DNA encodes these proteins:
- a CDS encoding DUF6759 domain-containing protein, with amino-acid sequence MRKFIYVLFLFISAFSFAQSKYTVAQVEKSTDMQVIANFIKFNPNHPRTPEFKRKLFAVMNNDKTPQQQASVAKPTVRAISPAKLENEVKRDVAKNGSNTHSKRTEDLLNHLFNSDPTSKAAYVQIKNKSKCNLIVKLSGKKFYNLNVPANNENFIMVEKGSYIVTTMVCDAKYSSTKNVGKDMVITLNAPK; translated from the coding sequence ATGAGAAAATTTATCTACGTCCTGTTTTTATTTATTTCAGCTTTTTCCTTCGCTCAATCGAAATATACAGTAGCTCAAGTTGAGAAAAGTACTGATATGCAGGTTATTGCCAATTTTATTAAATTTAATCCTAATCATCCGCGAACGCCTGAGTTTAAAAGAAAGCTTTTTGCAGTTATGAATAATGATAAAACACCGCAACAACAGGCGAGTGTGGCGAAACCAACCGTGAGAGCAATAAGTCCTGCAAAACTTGAAAATGAAGTAAAAAGGGATGTTGCTAAAAACGGATCAAATACACATAGTAAAAGAACTGAAGATTTATTGAATCATCTTTTTAATAGCGATCCAACGAGTAAAGCTGCCTATGTGCAAATTAAAAATAAATCGAAATGTAATTTGATTGTCAAACTTAGCGGTAAAAAATTCTACAACCTTAATGTGCCGGCAAATAATGAAAACTTTATTATGGTAGAAAAAGGCAGTTATATAGTTACGACCATGGTTTGCGATGCAAAATATTCTTCAACGAAAAATGTAGGTAAAGACATGGTGATTACGTTGAATGCTCCGAAGTAA
- a CDS encoding T9SS type B sorting domain-containing protein, translating into MKNLLSLVFALFFTFASAQMDTEHWFAPMAGSPGSNGSFQPESYLYLSTSETIPFQVEIYNNNILYTTVQIAKGSPQTIDIPFNFMMTILSNEMFTPVPMGIHVKGSKKFFANYRFAVPNHAEIITSKGLAGVGKNFFAVMAPLTAAQDYINATIGIIATEDNTTVKLSGYNPAVVFADGTSSPTKTFTLNKGQSYIIDAISNRDQANRAGLVGAKIEATQPIAVTNGNFNAIYTNENSSNNDILMDQSVPVERLGNEFIMVKGNGPSNNNMESALIVASEDNTHIMINGVDTGVVLNAGKYHVFGVSNYVDQGKDHYNMSISTTQNVYVYQLLAGIPTGNVYATGGFNFIPALSCFLPNKIDEISSINQIGYENFNTKLNIISEKGATVRVNGNVLSGFQGPFPVQGNSNWETYTVLNVSGNITVNSTKSVTAGIAAGNGAVGYGGYFAGFSSVPVISKTGDCYSGVLLQVDDSYDQYQWYLNGVTIPGATTYFVNPDIFGPGDYTCIITKTNCDTKLTTPYQFTSCPPISTTAFTIGSCNTTKITPNFTTSTQVIVPGKTRVSIKPSSGTATVDATTGIITYTPNSTLTADTSDIFVYYIEGNGTPEDTEYFKVIINIKVLQVKDDTIRVCPNPDGTGTFNLSFANISTDITNTILYFTDQGLTNPITNFTNYNTNGGIVYAKITSSFRCIKVAQITLEITSPPILNLAAFNSNFCDDLFTGSIPIKFSTISPQIISNYNSSFIVKYYLDPADQQSGNTKFLPDNWSFSNNTTVYIRIENTAGCPVVLGQMDFTIGIKTPLITIDLTDPICDDKRNDSVTVDLNKYVSQFTLDSLTPLFFASIADARNNVNPISASQTLSTASKTFGIRLQNSSDCPNVGEITIIKKTPDESLVLQDQIICGTSTTSLDAGSGFNYYKWSTGEEGILTSTISNVGIGTYYVDLTSNGCTYRQTVKVTASELPQITNIDISGSTATVFANGGTPPYQYSLDNITFQDSNIFSNVPRGLRKVYLKDAQNCETINKEFLILNLINVITPNADGKNDVLDYSDLSIKKDVKIEIYDRYGNQVFISQKTPYIWDGKINGRVLPTGTYWYILNWIEPATNLPVMYKGWVLLKNRN; encoded by the coding sequence TTGAAAAATTTACTTTCTTTAGTTTTTGCCTTATTTTTTACATTTGCATCAGCACAGATGGATACTGAACATTGGTTTGCTCCGATGGCTGGAAGTCCTGGTTCCAACGGATCATTTCAACCAGAAAGTTATTTATATCTTTCCACGAGTGAAACTATTCCTTTTCAGGTTGAAATCTATAATAACAACATTCTTTACACTACCGTCCAAATAGCGAAGGGAAGTCCTCAAACAATTGACATTCCTTTTAACTTCATGATGACGATCTTGAGTAATGAAATGTTCACACCGGTTCCGATGGGGATTCATGTCAAAGGTTCTAAAAAGTTTTTTGCTAACTATCGATTTGCTGTTCCCAATCACGCAGAAATCATTACTTCTAAAGGTTTAGCTGGAGTTGGTAAAAACTTTTTCGCAGTGATGGCACCTCTTACCGCAGCACAAGACTATATCAATGCAACGATAGGAATCATTGCTACTGAAGACAATACTACGGTAAAATTATCTGGCTATAATCCCGCGGTAGTTTTTGCGGATGGCACAAGCAGCCCAACTAAAACATTTACTCTAAATAAAGGACAGTCCTATATTATTGATGCGATTAGTAATAGAGACCAAGCAAATAGAGCCGGCTTAGTCGGTGCTAAAATCGAAGCAACCCAACCTATTGCAGTGACTAACGGAAACTTTAATGCGATTTACACTAATGAGAACTCCAGTAATAATGACATATTAATGGATCAGTCTGTTCCGGTAGAAAGACTGGGTAATGAATTCATTATGGTAAAAGGAAATGGTCCTTCTAACAACAATATGGAATCTGCTCTTATTGTGGCATCTGAAGATAATACCCATATTATGATTAATGGCGTAGACACAGGAGTTGTTTTAAATGCGGGAAAATATCATGTATTTGGCGTGAGCAATTATGTAGATCAAGGAAAAGATCATTATAACATGAGTATTTCCACTACACAAAATGTATATGTATATCAACTTCTAGCTGGAATCCCTACGGGCAATGTTTATGCAACAGGAGGCTTTAATTTCATTCCTGCACTGAGTTGTTTTTTACCAAATAAGATTGATGAGATTTCTTCTATTAATCAAATTGGCTATGAAAATTTTAACACTAAACTTAATATCATTTCCGAAAAAGGAGCTACAGTTAGAGTAAATGGAAATGTACTTTCCGGCTTCCAAGGTCCTTTTCCGGTGCAAGGCAATTCAAATTGGGAAACTTACACCGTATTAAATGTGAGTGGGAATATTACCGTTAATTCAACAAAATCCGTCACTGCTGGAATTGCTGCTGGAAATGGCGCAGTCGGCTACGGTGGTTATTTTGCAGGTTTTAGTTCAGTACCAGTTATTTCTAAAACTGGAGATTGCTATTCGGGCGTTTTATTACAGGTTGATGATTCTTATGATCAATATCAATGGTATTTAAACGGAGTAACTATTCCAGGTGCAACTACTTATTTCGTTAATCCTGATATCTTTGGTCCTGGAGATTATACATGTATCATTACCAAAACGAATTGCGATACAAAACTAACTACACCGTATCAATTCACTTCTTGTCCACCGATTTCCACGACTGCATTTACGATTGGATCTTGTAACACGACTAAGATTACTCCAAACTTCACAACTTCTACACAAGTAATTGTACCGGGTAAAACCAGAGTTAGCATAAAACCATCCTCTGGAACTGCAACCGTAGATGCTACAACAGGAATTATTACTTATACTCCGAATTCTACTTTAACCGCAGATACTTCAGATATTTTTGTTTATTATATTGAAGGAAACGGAACTCCCGAAGACACCGAATATTTTAAAGTAATCATAAATATAAAAGTCCTTCAAGTTAAAGATGATACGATTAGAGTTTGTCCAAATCCAGATGGAACAGGAACTTTCAATTTGAGTTTTGCGAATATTTCAACCGATATAACGAACACAATCCTCTACTTTACTGATCAGGGATTAACTAATCCGATTACCAATTTCACCAATTACAATACTAATGGCGGAATTGTTTACGCTAAAATCACGTCTTCATTTAGATGCATTAAAGTTGCACAAATTACTTTAGAGATTACAAGTCCCCCAATTTTAAATCTTGCTGCATTTAACTCTAATTTCTGCGATGATCTTTTTACAGGAAGTATCCCAATTAAATTTTCAACTATTTCTCCGCAGATTATTTCGAATTACAATAGCTCATTTATCGTAAAATACTATTTAGATCCTGCCGATCAACAAAGTGGCAACACCAAATTTCTTCCCGATAATTGGTCTTTCTCTAACAACACAACAGTCTATATCAGAATAGAAAACACTGCGGGTTGTCCGGTTGTTTTAGGACAAATGGATTTTACGATCGGGATTAAAACCCCATTAATAACTATAGATCTTACTGATCCCATTTGTGATGATAAACGTAATGACTCAGTAACTGTTGATTTAAATAAATATGTATCACAATTCACTTTAGATTCATTAACACCTCTATTTTTCGCTTCTATCGCTGATGCAAGAAATAATGTGAACCCGATTTCAGCCTCACAAACCTTAAGTACCGCTTCAAAAACTTTTGGTATAAGACTACAAAACTCCTCCGATTGTCCAAATGTTGGTGAGATTACGATTATTAAAAAAACTCCAGATGAATCCTTGGTTTTACAGGATCAGATTATTTGCGGAACTTCAACAACATCTTTAGACGCAGGGTCAGGATTCAATTATTATAAATGGAGCACAGGTGAAGAAGGCATTTTAACATCAACTATTTCAAATGTAGGAATTGGTACTTATTACGTAGATTTAACTTCCAACGGATGTACTTATCGACAAACCGTAAAAGTCACCGCCTCAGAACTTCCACAAATCACCAATATCGATATTTCAGGAAGTACAGCAACTGTTTTCGCAAACGGAGGAACACCTCCTTATCAATACTCATTGGATAATATCACTTTTCAAGACTCCAATATTTTCAGTAATGTTCCACGAGGTCTTCGTAAAGTTTATTTAAAAGATGCTCAGAATTGCGAAACCATTAATAAAGAATTTTTAATTCTCAACTTAATTAATGTCATTACGCCAAACGCAGATGGCAAAAATGATGTTTTAGATTATTCGGATTTAAGCATTAAAAAAGACGTGAAAATAGAAATCTACGATCGCTACGGAAATCAAGTTTTTATTTCTCAAAAAACACCTTATATCTGGGACGGTAAAATAAACGGGAGAGTTCTTCCGACCGGAACTTACTGGTATATTTTAAACTGGATCGAACCTGCAACCAATTTACCCGTTATGTACAAAGGTTGGGTATTATTAAAAAATAGAAATTAA
- the fmt gene encoding methionyl-tRNA formyltransferase — protein sequence MKSLKVIFFGTPEFAKTSLEAIHQSHHEVVGVVTVADKASGRGQKIHQSAVKEFAVENYLPVFQPEKLRDPEFLENIKNLNADVFVVVAFRMMPKILFEMPEMGTFNLHASLLPDYRGAAPINYAVINGEKKTGATTFFINEKIDEGNILLQNEIEISPEENAGELHDRLMEMGAKLVVETLDGLSENSIQEKPQPEVEHPKNAFKIFKEDTRITWNQNSETVHNFIRGMSPYPASFTTIKIGEDEKFLKIYKGKFENETHDKTPGSLEIDKHQFKIFTKDGFYVPEEVQLEGKKRMSVKDFLNGFQHFDHISMA from the coding sequence ATGAAATCATTAAAAGTTATATTTTTCGGAACTCCAGAATTTGCAAAAACTTCACTAGAAGCTATTCATCAATCGCATCATGAAGTTGTTGGAGTAGTAACGGTTGCCGATAAAGCGAGTGGACGTGGACAAAAGATTCATCAATCTGCAGTAAAGGAATTTGCCGTTGAAAATTATTTACCAGTTTTTCAACCAGAGAAATTAAGAGATCCTGAATTTTTAGAAAATATCAAAAATTTAAACGCTGATGTTTTTGTTGTGGTAGCATTCCGAATGATGCCGAAGATTTTGTTTGAAATGCCAGAAATGGGAACATTCAATCTTCATGCATCTTTGTTGCCTGATTATCGTGGTGCGGCTCCAATTAATTATGCCGTAATTAATGGTGAGAAAAAAACAGGTGCAACTACTTTTTTTATTAATGAAAAAATTGATGAAGGAAATATTCTTTTACAAAATGAAATTGAAATTTCACCAGAAGAAAATGCCGGTGAATTACACGACCGTTTAATGGAAATGGGCGCGAAACTCGTGGTTGAAACTTTAGATGGTTTGTCGGAAAATTCAATTCAGGAGAAACCGCAGCCAGAAGTTGAGCATCCAAAAAATGCCTTTAAAATTTTTAAAGAAGATACTAGAATTACCTGGAATCAAAATTCGGAAACTGTTCATAATTTCATCCGTGGAATGTCGCCATATCCTGCTTCTTTTACAACCATTAAAATTGGAGAAGACGAGAAATTCTTAAAAATTTATAAAGGAAAATTTGAAAATGAAACTCATGATAAAACGCCAGGAAGTTTAGAAATCGATAAACATCAATTTAAAATATTTACGAAAGACGGTTTTTATGTGCCAGAAGAAGTTCAGCTTGAAGGAAAGAAAAGAATGTCAGTCAAAGATTTCTTAAATGGATTTCAACATTTCGACCATATTTCGATGGCATAA
- the tsf gene encoding translation elongation factor Ts: MYTPVAADVAKLRNITGAGMMDCKKALVEADGDFDKAIENLRKKGQKVAANRADRDSHEGAVIAKVNEDNTMGAIIALNCETDFVAKNDNFVELAHELAEQAIFYANKEEYLASDFHGMTVAEKLIEQTGLIGEKIEIGSFERIEGPFLGAYIHAGNKIAAITSLSANVDGAAEVAKSVSMQVAAMKPIALDETMVSQETIDKELEIERELLIKEGKPANIIDNILKGKMQKFYKDNTLVHQAFIKDGNMSVADYVKSVNGDLKVIGFVRVSLT, from the coding sequence ATGTATACACCAGTTGCTGCAGATGTAGCTAAATTAAGAAACATTACAGGCGCAGGAATGATGGACTGCAAAAAAGCGTTGGTAGAAGCTGATGGAGACTTCGATAAAGCAATTGAAAACCTTAGAAAAAAAGGACAGAAAGTTGCAGCTAACAGAGCAGACAGAGATTCTCACGAAGGTGCTGTAATTGCAAAAGTAAACGAAGATAACACTATGGGTGCAATCATCGCTTTGAATTGTGAAACAGATTTCGTTGCAAAAAATGACAATTTCGTAGAATTAGCACACGAACTTGCTGAGCAAGCTATTTTTTATGCAAACAAAGAAGAATATTTAGCTTCTGATTTCCACGGAATGACTGTTGCTGAAAAATTGATCGAGCAAACAGGTTTGATCGGAGAAAAAATTGAAATCGGTTCTTTCGAAAGAATTGAAGGTCCTTTCTTAGGAGCTTACATTCACGCAGGAAATAAAATTGCTGCAATCACTTCACTTTCTGCTAATGTTGATGGAGCTGCTGAAGTTGCAAAATCTGTATCTATGCAGGTTGCTGCAATGAAGCCAATCGCATTAGATGAAACTATGGTTTCTCAAGAAACGATTGATAAAGAATTAGAAATCGAAAGAGAATTATTGATTAAAGAAGGGAAACCTGCAAACATCATCGATAACATCTTGAAAGGTAAAATGCAGAAATTCTACAAAGACAACACTTTGGTTCACCAAGCTTTTATTAAAGATGGTAATATGTCTGTTGCTGATTATGTAAAATCTGTAAACGGAGATTTAAAAGTAATAGGTTTCGTAAGAGTAAGTCTTACTTAA
- a CDS encoding tRNA1(Val) (adenine(37)-N6)-methyltransferase, protein MKPFQFKQFSIQQSKTVFRVGTDGVVLGAASSVNHAKNILEVGTGTGLISMMLAQRNPEAEIQAIDIIENAVELALENFENSPFKNRLKVFLQNYKNFNSKEKYDLIVSNPPYFEENDSSKDIIARQQSELSFEQLIEKSSDLLSENGLLSVIIPSESGFFFEDYCNRKNLYLHRKIQIYGIKDSKPKRLLLEFSLQLKEAIELELVIEKSPRKFTEEYLKLTEEFHQFLK, encoded by the coding sequence GTGAAGCCTTTTCAGTTTAAACAATTCAGCATTCAGCAATCAAAAACGGTATTTCGTGTCGGAACAGACGGTGTTGTACTCGGTGCCGCTTCAAGTGTAAATCATGCAAAAAACATTCTGGAGGTGGGAACAGGAACTGGTTTAATCTCAATGATGTTGGCGCAAAGAAATCCAGAAGCTGAAATTCAAGCGATTGACATTATTGAAAATGCGGTAGAGTTGGCTTTAGAGAACTTTGAAAATTCACCATTTAAAAACAGATTAAAGGTTTTTCTACAGAATTATAAAAACTTTAATTCAAAAGAAAAATATGATCTAATTGTTTCTAATCCTCCTTATTTTGAAGAGAATGACTCGAGCAAAGATATTATTGCAAGACAGCAAAGTGAACTTTCTTTCGAGCAATTAATTGAAAAATCATCGGATCTATTATCGGAAAACGGTTTGCTTTCTGTAATTATCCCATCTGAATCAGGATTTTTTTTCGAAGATTATTGCAATAGAAAAAATTTGTATTTACATCGAAAAATACAAATTTATGGAATCAAAGATTCTAAACCTAAAAGGCTTTTATTAGAATTTAGTTTACAGCTAAAAGAAGCAATTGAGCTGGAATTAGTCATTGAGAAATCTCCAAGGAAATTTACAGAAGAGTATTTAAAACTCACTGAAGAATTTCATCAATTTCTTAAATAA